In a single window of the Candidatus Kaiserbacteria bacterium genome:
- the rpsL gene encoding 30S ribosomal protein S12 gives MATINQLTKKGRKDQPTRTKKGALRSGFNTIMNRPNEYSSPFKRGVCTRVTTKTPRKPNSAIRKIARVRLTNHQEITAYIPGEGHTLQEHSVVLVRGGRVKDIGVNYTIVRGKYDATGVDKRRVSRSRYGAKRPKAGK, from the coding sequence ATGGCAACAATCAATCAATTAACAAAGAAGGGACGAAAGGACCAACCAACCCGAACAAAGAAAGGAGCGCTTCGTTCTGGTTTTAATACCATTATGAATCGTCCAAATGAGTATAGTTCACCCTTTAAGCGTGGTGTCTGTACTCGTGTTACTACCAAGACTCCTCGAAAGCCAAACTCGGCTATTCGTAAAATTGCTCGTGTACGTCTTACCAATCACCAGGAAATTACTGCCTACATTCCTGGTGAAGGACACACACTCCAGGAGCACTCGGTGGTACTCGTACGTGGGGGTCGCGTAAAGGATATTGGTGTGAACTACACCATTGTACGCGGAAAGTATGATGCAACCGGCGTTGATAAGCGACGAGTGTCGCGATCACGGTACGGAGCAAAGCGCCCAAAAGCAGGTAAATAG
- the rpsG gene encoding 30S ribosomal protein S7 yields MRRPIKRRAPLGKDERYDSVNVSRLVNYIMVNGQKETARKIVYAAFEVIKNAKEGGGDPVEIFETAIRNAGPQMEVRSRRVGGANYQVPREVRPERRLALALRWIITAARGQKGKPMFKSLSSEIMLAAKGEGAAVKKKDDTHRMAEANRAFAHFAW; encoded by the coding sequence ATGCGACGACCAATTAAACGACGAGCACCGCTCGGCAAGGACGAACGATATGATTCAGTAAACGTCTCACGACTCGTGAACTACATCATGGTGAACGGACAGAAGGAGACTGCACGCAAAATCGTATACGCAGCATTTGAAGTAATTAAGAACGCAAAGGAAGGAGGCGGAGACCCTGTAGAAATATTTGAAACTGCTATTCGTAATGCAGGACCACAAATGGAGGTGCGCTCACGCCGTGTCGGTGGAGCAAACTATCAGGTACCTCGTGAGGTTCGCCCCGAGCGACGTCTCGCACTTGCACTTCGTTGGATTATTACTGCCGCGCGCGGACAGAAAGGTAAGCCAATGTTCAAGTCACTTTCATCAGAAATAATGCTCGCTGCAAAGGGAGAAGGAGCAGCCGTAAAGAAGAAGGACGATACCCACCGCATGGCAGAGGCTAACCGAGCCTTCGCCCACTTCGCTTGGTGA
- a CDS encoding MBL fold metallo-hydrolase has protein sequence MRELRLPTIGALISIFILSLFSLGIRPSGNSENETLKVSFLDVGQGDATLIESPSGTQVLIDGGADSRVLSVLSRELGFFDRSIDMLVATHPDQDHIGGLVDVLIRYDVDTVLMTENENDTPVSDAFQKMVEEEGARVIYVRNRQVYDLGIGKAGSTTLTILFPDHDPTNMESNDSSIISRLEYGATSYLFTGDSPQKIEEYLVERDGSLLHSDVLKVGHHGSRTSTSEIFLTTVAPTYALISAGKDNKYGHPHKEVTDLLIQHGITYKNTADLGSINSETDGVTFWFK, from the coding sequence ATGCGAGAACTTCGCCTCCCAACTATTGGTGCACTCATCTCTATTTTTATATTGTCACTTTTTTCTTTAGGGATACGCCCATCTGGAAATAGTGAAAATGAGACACTCAAGGTTTCTTTTCTTGATGTTGGGCAAGGGGACGCAACACTTATTGAGTCTCCTTCAGGGACACAGGTGCTCATTGATGGGGGTGCAGACAGTAGAGTCTTGAGTGTGCTCTCGCGTGAATTGGGATTTTTTGATCGCAGTATCGACATGCTTGTTGCGACACATCCCGACCAAGATCACATTGGCGGTCTTGTCGACGTACTCATTCGCTATGATGTGGACACGGTACTCATGACTGAAAATGAGAACGATACACCCGTCTCTGATGCGTTTCAAAAAATGGTAGAGGAAGAAGGGGCGAGGGTTATCTATGTACGAAATAGACAAGTGTATGACTTGGGAATCGGAAAGGCAGGAAGTACAACGCTCACTATTCTTTTCCCCGATCACGATCCGACGAATATGGAGAGTAACGATTCATCGATAATTTCAAGACTTGAGTACGGTGCAACTTCGTACCTCTTTACCGGGGACTCCCCACAAAAGATAGAGGAGTATCTTGTAGAGCGCGATGGCTCACTTTTGCATAGTGACGTTCTTAAAGTGGGGCATCATGGTTCTCGTACCTCAACATCAGAAATATTTCTTACAACGGTCGCACCCACGTACGCTTTGATTTCTGCTGGAAAAGATAATAAGTATGGACATCCGCACAAAGAAGTGACTGATCTTCTCATCCAGCACGGCATCACCTATAAAAATACTGCCGATCTTGGCAGTATTAATTCAGAGACTGATGGAGTAACCTTTTGGTTTAAATAA
- the rpsJ gene encoding 30S ribosomal protein S10 produces the protein MTTKTTAEPKKVKKATAGGEIQKLRIRVRAYEHKILDTSVKQIIDTALRFDAKVIGPIPLPTEIKKYTVNRSTFVHKDAREQFEMRMHKRVIDIMNPGAKVIEALTNLSLPSGVSIDVKMM, from the coding sequence ATGACAACAAAAACAACTGCTGAACCCAAAAAGGTGAAAAAAGCAACTGCTGGCGGAGAAATCCAAAAGCTACGGATTCGTGTTCGTGCGTACGAGCATAAGATTCTCGATACATCGGTAAAGCAAATTATTGACACCGCATTGCGTTTCGACGCAAAGGTAATCGGTCCAATTCCATTGCCTACTGAAATCAAGAAGTATACGGTAAACCGCTCGACATTCGTTCATAAGGATGCGCGAGAACAGTTTGAGATGCGAATGCACAAGCGTGTCATCGATATTATGAATCCGGGCGCTAAGGTAATCGAAGCGCTCACCAACCTCTCTCTTCCATCAGGCGTGAGCATTGATGTGAAGATGATGTAG
- the fusA gene encoding elongation factor G, whose amino-acid sequence MARAFPLHKLRNFGIVAHVDAGKTTTSERVLFYTGMSHKIGEVHDGATVTDWMEQERERGITITAAAISCNWTPSLIADRIDPELKYTFNIIDTPGHIDFTAEVKRSMRVLDGAIVVFDGVAGVEPQSETNWRYADEAGVPRICFINKMDRTGADFERSYASILNRLSPKAVRYQIPWGSEENLAGTIDLLKMKAYTFEGEMGMKVVEHEIPAELKETAEKYHAELVERIVEHDDEQMSAYLEGMIPSYEELQKTLRKAVIANAIFPVMTGSALKNIGVQRVLDAVVDYLPSPVDLPPVKGTNPDTDAEEFRSASDEEPFCALAFKLQTDPFVGQLTFFRVYSGTIKAGSYLYNASTGEKERLGRIVRLQADKRTEIEEVFAGEIAAGVGIKDVKTSHTLCAEDKPIILETITFPEPVVAMRIEPKTKNDQEKMGMAMKKLSDEDPTFKVSTDEETFETIIAGMGELHLEIIVDRMKREFGVEANVGKPQVAYRETIQRPAEAEYKYIKQSGGKGQYGHVKIRIKPMEPLQLAEGKSLAKNVTREDHFEFVNSIKGGVIPGEYIPAVMKGCKEAMGRGFVAGYKMEDISVELYDGSYHEVDSSEIAFKLAAIHAFKEAAKSAGAVLLEPIMKVEVTTPEKFMGDVNGNISSKRGLVEGMDDRGMAKVVHAKVPLSEMFGYTTTLRSMTEGRASMTMEFDHYDVVPPNVAMEIKKMRGVKDIDEEA is encoded by the coding sequence ATGGCACGAGCATTCCCATTACATAAACTTCGTAACTTCGGTATTGTTGCGCACGTTGATGCCGGAAAGACCACGACTTCAGAGCGTGTGCTTTTCTACACTGGTATGAGCCACAAAATCGGTGAGGTGCACGATGGTGCAACAGTGACCGACTGGATGGAACAAGAGCGTGAACGCGGTATTACCATTACTGCAGCGGCGATTTCTTGTAACTGGACACCGTCACTTATCGCAGACCGTATCGATCCTGAACTCAAGTACACCTTTAACATCATCGATACTCCTGGACACATCGACTTTACCGCAGAGGTAAAGCGCTCAATGCGTGTACTCGACGGTGCGATTGTGGTGTTTGATGGTGTTGCGGGAGTAGAGCCACAGTCAGAGACGAACTGGCGGTATGCCGATGAGGCCGGAGTTCCCCGAATTTGTTTCATCAACAAGATGGATCGCACAGGAGCAGATTTCGAGCGGTCGTACGCATCTATTCTTAACCGCCTTTCACCAAAGGCAGTTCGCTATCAAATCCCTTGGGGCTCAGAAGAAAACCTCGCAGGTACTATCGACCTTCTGAAGATGAAGGCGTATACCTTTGAAGGAGAGATGGGAATGAAGGTGGTTGAACATGAGATACCTGCGGAACTCAAAGAGACCGCAGAGAAATATCATGCAGAACTTGTTGAGCGCATCGTCGAACACGATGATGAGCAAATGAGTGCATACCTCGAAGGGATGATTCCTTCATACGAGGAACTCCAGAAGACACTGAGAAAGGCAGTGATTGCAAACGCAATCTTCCCTGTGATGACGGGTTCTGCACTCAAGAACATTGGTGTGCAACGAGTTCTCGACGCTGTAGTGGACTACCTCCCGTCACCAGTAGATCTGCCACCAGTAAAGGGGACGAATCCAGATACTGATGCCGAGGAGTTTCGTAGTGCATCAGATGAAGAACCTTTTTGCGCACTTGCATTTAAACTCCAAACTGACCCATTTGTGGGACAGCTTACCTTCTTCCGTGTGTACTCAGGTACAATCAAGGCAGGAAGTTACCTTTACAACGCATCAACAGGTGAAAAGGAACGACTCGGACGCATCGTGCGCCTGCAGGCAGACAAGCGAACAGAAATTGAGGAAGTGTTTGCGGGTGAAATTGCTGCTGGTGTGGGAATTAAGGATGTGAAGACTTCACATACACTCTGTGCAGAAGATAAGCCTATCATTCTCGAAACTATTACGTTCCCCGAGCCAGTGGTAGCAATGCGTATCGAACCAAAAACCAAGAACGACCAAGAGAAGATGGGTATGGCAATGAAGAAGCTTTCAGACGAAGACCCAACTTTCAAAGTGTCTACTGATGAAGAAACTTTCGAAACTATTATTGCGGGTATGGGAGAACTCCATCTCGAAATTATCGTTGACCGCATGAAGCGTGAATTCGGTGTAGAGGCAAACGTAGGCAAGCCACAGGTGGCGTACCGCGAAACCATTCAGCGACCAGCTGAGGCAGAGTATAAATACATTAAGCAGTCAGGAGGTAAGGGGCAATATGGCCATGTGAAGATTCGCATTAAGCCAATGGAACCACTTCAACTCGCTGAAGGAAAGTCACTCGCAAAGAATGTTACGCGTGAAGACCACTTCGAATTTGTAAACAGCATTAAGGGAGGTGTGATTCCTGGAGAGTACATTCCTGCAGTAATGAAGGGATGTAAGGAGGCTATGGGTCGTGGATTCGTGGCAGGATACAAGATGGAAGATATTTCTGTCGAACTCTACGATGGTAGTTACCACGAAGTGGACTCTTCAGAAATTGCCTTTAAACTCGCTGCAATTCACGCCTTCAAAGAGGCTGCAAAGAGCGCAGGTGCCGTACTTCTCGAACCTATCATGAAGGTTGAGGTAACCACTCCTGAAAAATTCATGGGAGATGTGAACGGAAACATTAGTTCAAAGCGTGGACTGGTGGAAGGAATGGATGACCGTGGTATGGCAAAGGTGGTACACGCAAAGGTACCGCTCTCCGAAATGTTTGGATACACCACGACCCTTCGTTCTATGACCGAAGGCCGCGCATCTATGACCATGGAATTTGACCACTACGACGTAGTCCCACCAAACGTCGCCATGGAGATTAAGAAAATGCGTGGCGTAAAGGATATAGACGAAGAGGCATAG
- the tuf gene encoding elongation factor Tu — protein sequence MAAEFDRSKPHVNVGTIGHVDHGKTTLTAAILTVLNLKGEGYSASVKGVDDIDKAPEEKARGITISLSHSEYQTPSRHYAHIDAPGHADYIKNMITGAAQMDGAVLVVAATDGAMPQTREHVLLAKQVGVPNIIVFLNKCDMVDDEEMIMLVEEELRELLTKNGYDGANAPVIKGSGLKALEDPKGPWGEKVLELVNAMDSYFPLPIRDLDKPFLMPIEDIFSIEGRGTVVTGRVERGKVKVGEEVQIVGIKDTAATTVTGVEMFNKQLDQAQAGDNAGILIRGVKKEDVHRGQVLAAKNSVTPHTDFEAEVFVLSKDEGGRHTPFFTGYKPQFYVRTTDVTGEVTLAEGVEMVMPGDTAKFKVKLVAPVALEEQQNFAIREGGRTVGAGIVTKIVA from the coding sequence ATGGCAGCAGAATTTGATCGTTCAAAGCCGCACGTAAACGTAGGTACTATTGGTCACGTTGACCATGGAAAGACCACGCTTACCGCTGCGATTCTTACTGTACTCAACCTGAAAGGTGAGGGATACAGTGCATCAGTTAAGGGTGTCGATGATATCGACAAGGCTCCTGAAGAAAAAGCTCGAGGAATTACTATTTCTCTTTCTCACTCAGAGTACCAAACTCCAAGTCGTCACTACGCACACATCGATGCGCCAGGACACGCCGACTACATTAAGAACATGATTACCGGTGCCGCACAGATGGACGGTGCTGTTCTCGTGGTTGCTGCAACAGACGGAGCGATGCCACAAACACGTGAGCACGTTCTTCTTGCAAAGCAGGTGGGTGTACCAAACATCATCGTATTCTTGAACAAGTGCGATATGGTGGATGATGAGGAAATGATTATGCTCGTTGAGGAAGAACTTCGTGAACTTCTCACAAAGAACGGATACGACGGCGCAAACGCTCCTGTTATCAAGGGATCAGGACTTAAGGCACTTGAGGATCCAAAGGGACCTTGGGGAGAAAAAGTACTCGAACTTGTGAACGCAATGGACTCATACTTCCCACTCCCTATTCGTGATCTCGACAAGCCATTCCTTATGCCTATTGAGGACATCTTCTCTATTGAAGGACGTGGTACGGTAGTTACCGGTCGTGTAGAGCGAGGAAAGGTAAAGGTAGGTGAGGAAGTTCAGATTGTCGGTATCAAGGATACTGCAGCGACAACCGTTACCGGAGTTGAAATGTTTAACAAGCAACTCGATCAAGCACAGGCAGGAGACAACGCAGGTATTCTTATCCGTGGTGTGAAGAAGGAGGATGTACACCGCGGACAGGTACTTGCTGCGAAGAATTCAGTAACGCCACACACAGACTTTGAAGCAGAAGTATTCGTACTTTCAAAGGATGAGGGAGGTCGTCACACACCATTCTTCACAGGTTACAAGCCACAGTTCTATGTTCGTACTACAGACGTTACCGGAGAGGTAACACTTGCCGAAGGCGTTGAGATGGTTATGCCAGGAGATACTGCGAAGTTCAAGGTAAAACTTGTAGCGCCAGTAGCACTTGAGGAACAACAGAACTTTGCTATTCGTGAAGGAGGTCGCACCGTCGGTGCCGGCATCGTTACGAAGATTGTTGCGTAA
- a CDS encoding glycoside hydrolase family 15, which translates to MTIDFEAEIQAHVNEIRALRKPTGVYTASASNVHTGYDKAWLRDNYFTVLCFLELGDIETVKDTARALLALFMKHAEKIDWAIEHKPYETWQYIHARFHPESFEEYWEEWGNRQNDAVGEVLDLIMHLEMRGESIVATDAERALVQKIVDYLVRIEYWHDLDNGIWEEGMEIHASSIAAVNAALKKAAQVPWLTVPEGVIQKGETALRALLPRESAEKFADLALLSIVYPFREATEDETVAILRNVEYHLTKDKGVIRYKNDRYYNANVDGHSEEAEWCMGLSWLAIIYAERGDKAKAEWYLMHAKSTITENGKIPELYYSHTHNPNENTPLGWAESMYVIALKKVEEMQ; encoded by the coding sequence ATGACTATTGATTTCGAAGCAGAGATTCAGGCGCACGTGAATGAGATACGTGCGCTCCGGAAACCAACAGGCGTCTATACGGCGTCTGCATCGAATGTTCACACTGGCTATGATAAAGCGTGGCTGCGTGACAACTACTTCACGGTACTTTGTTTTTTGGAATTGGGTGATATTGAAACAGTAAAAGATACGGCGCGTGCACTCCTTGCGCTTTTTATGAAGCACGCAGAAAAAATTGACTGGGCTATTGAGCACAAGCCATATGAGACATGGCAATACATTCATGCACGTTTTCATCCAGAGTCTTTTGAAGAATATTGGGAGGAGTGGGGTAATCGCCAAAATGATGCAGTGGGCGAAGTCCTTGATTTAATTATGCATCTCGAGATGCGCGGAGAAAGTATTGTAGCAACTGACGCAGAGCGAGCCCTCGTGCAAAAGATTGTGGACTACCTTGTGCGCATAGAATATTGGCACGACTTGGATAACGGTATTTGGGAGGAGGGTATGGAGATACATGCGTCTTCGATTGCAGCGGTAAATGCAGCACTTAAAAAAGCAGCACAGGTGCCATGGCTCACGGTGCCCGAAGGTGTCATTCAAAAGGGAGAGACAGCACTTCGTGCACTCTTACCACGAGAATCAGCAGAAAAGTTTGCTGATCTCGCGCTTCTTTCGATAGTGTACCCATTCCGCGAGGCAACTGAAGACGAGACTGTGGCTATTTTACGCAATGTGGAATATCACCTCACCAAAGATAAGGGGGTAATACGCTACAAAAACGACCGCTACTACAACGCCAATGTTGATGGACATAGTGAGGAGGCGGAATGGTGTATGGGACTTTCATGGCTTGCGATTATTTATGCAGAGCGTGGAGACAAAGCAAAGGCGGAATGGTATCTCATGCATGCAAAGAGTACGATAACCGAAAACGGCAAGATTCCCGAACTCTACTACTCCCATACACATAACCCCAATGAGAACACTCCTCTCGGCTGGGCAGAAAGTATGTATGTCATTGCACTCAAGAAGGTAGAGGAGATGCAGTAG
- a CDS encoding DUF1653 domain-containing protein — protein sequence MKGNIPENAPKIGEVYRHYKGDSYEVVERALHSNDDEWMVVYKPLYENPDADLFTRPVREWNDTMEWPVGSGERHTRFTLVQ from the coding sequence ATGAAAGGAAATATTCCCGAAAATGCACCAAAAATCGGAGAGGTATATCGACACTACAAAGGTGATTCATACGAGGTCGTAGAGAGAGCTCTCCACTCAAATGATGATGAGTGGATGGTGGTTTATAAGCCGTTGTATGAAAATCCTGATGCCGATCTTTTTACTCGGCCGGTGCGTGAGTGGAACGATACTATGGAGTGGCCGGTAGGCTCGGGAGAGAGGCATACACGATTCACGTTGGTGCAGTGA
- a CDS encoding site-2 protease family protein, with translation MLEIITLAILILSIVFHEVAHGYAANWLGDPTARLAGRLSANPLVHIDPIGSVLIPGVLFFMGAPFLFGYAKPVPYNPYNLRNQKWGESFVAAAGPLANLFLAFIFAILIRMADTLGLPSSFVDMATYVVFINILLALFNAIPFPPLDGSKIIVPFLPLRLSLKYRALTQYIERLGFVALLLCVFIFMQILWTPFQAAVLFIYNLFLNFP, from the coding sequence ATGCTCGAAATAATTACTTTGGCCATTTTGATACTTTCTATCGTCTTTCACGAGGTTGCTCATGGCTACGCAGCTAACTGGCTCGGAGACCCCACTGCACGCCTCGCAGGACGCTTGAGCGCTAATCCTCTCGTGCATATCGACCCGATTGGCTCTGTGTTGATTCCGGGAGTGCTTTTTTTCATGGGAGCACCATTTCTTTTTGGATACGCAAAGCCAGTGCCGTACAATCCCTATAATTTAAGGAATCAAAAATGGGGTGAATCATTTGTGGCGGCGGCAGGACCCCTTGCAAACTTATTTTTAGCCTTTATTTTCGCCATTTTAATTCGTATGGCGGATACACTGGGGCTCCCTTCTTCTTTTGTCGATATGGCGACGTACGTTGTATTCATCAATATTCTTCTCGCACTCTTCAATGCAATCCCGTTTCCTCCACTCGATGGGTCAAAGATTATTGTGCCATTTCTTCCTCTTCGACTCTCGCTCAAGTACCGTGCCTTGACGCAGTACATTGAGAGACTCGGTTTTGTGGCTCTACTCCTCTGCGTTTTCATATTTATGCAAATTCTCTGGACGCCATTCCAAGCAGCAGTACTCTTTATTTATAATCTCTTTTTGAATTTCCCCTAA
- a CDS encoding superoxide dismutase has translation MHTYTPHTFTLPELPGISEKQIKAHLGLYEGYVKHVNVLREQIAELTLLDKEKYAYAIMETRRRFGFEFNGMRMHEYYFLQFEGGALPLNTESPLAQAVTEKYGSVDAFITHFTQVGMMRGIGWSVLYADPLHNTLHTAWVADHELGQLGGLPIILAMDMWEHAFMVDYLPAEKKQYIEAFLKNVHWALPERRFAATLAQ, from the coding sequence ATGCACACATACACCCCACACACATTCACGCTTCCAGAATTACCAGGAATCTCTGAGAAACAAATCAAAGCACATCTCGGACTCTACGAGGGATATGTAAAACATGTAAACGTTCTTCGTGAACAAATTGCAGAACTAACCCTGCTCGACAAGGAAAAGTATGCATACGCGATTATGGAGACACGTCGTCGCTTCGGCTTTGAATTTAATGGTATGCGTATGCATGAATACTATTTCTTGCAATTTGAGGGAGGTGCTCTGCCACTCAATACCGAATCCCCGCTTGCACAGGCAGTCACGGAAAAGTATGGTTCGGTAGATGCATTTATCACCCATTTCACACAGGTGGGTATGATGCGCGGTATTGGATGGTCAGTACTCTATGCAGACCCACTCCACAATACACTCCACACCGCATGGGTCGCCGACCACGAACTCGGACAACTTGGTGGGCTCCCTATCATTCTCGCGATGGACATGTGGGAACACGCATTCATGGTGGACTATCTCCCCGCAGAGAAAAAGCAATATATCGAAGCATTCCTCAAGAATGTACACTGGGCACTCCCTGAACGCCGCTTTGCCGCAACACTCGCACAATAA
- the rpmB gene encoding 50S ribosomal protein L28 has translation MARQCEITGKTSQVGGRYSNRTRATQFNPCGKVRRQANLQKKRIFVPELGKTIVMTISTKAMRTIAKNGAFETLKKAKLI, from the coding sequence ATGGCAAGGCAATGTGAAATAACCGGAAAGACATCACAAGTTGGTGGACGATACAGCAACCGCACTCGTGCGACGCAGTTTAATCCATGTGGAAAGGTTCGTCGCCAGGCAAACCTCCAGAAGAAGAGAATCTTCGTTCCGGAACTTGGCAAGACTATCGTTATGACCATCTCCACAAAGGCAATGCGCACCATCGCAAAAAATGGCGCATTCGAAACCCTAAAGAAAGCAAAGCTTATTTAA
- a CDS encoding ComEC/Rec2 family competence protein — protein sequence MQNTIFYTIGIAFTSGIFIRSFFDIGYEGAALVLLIGVACLVAWRIKTSQFDAPLFFCALIFISTSLGLFRLGYAETYESPLRAQEETNVVIHGVIAREPEYRAKTIHLYVKPDTEESNELVLVTADRFLFAKEGVSYGDVVHAEGVLKKPEAFEADGGRTFDYPGYLRAKNVFYTLPYAKVHIEKSETNSFLRGLYHGKSAFMDALERAVPEPAAGLGEGVLLGVKRALGEDLERTFRETGIIHIVVLSGYNIMIVVEIITYVLAFLFFPRTRMFLGIGLVITFALLVGFSSTVLRASFMAILLIVARGTGRLYAVIRALMLALVGMLVWNPYLLVHDPGFQLSFLATLGLILFSPHIEKRLTYVPEKYGIRMFVTATIATQIAVLPLILYHMGLFSVVALVVNVLVLPMVPPAMGLTFLTGVLGLVSVPLGTLFGFFAYLSLMYIVRIAEFFGNLPFASFSVNAFPFWIVLVSYVLVGVGYVYFTREKQNEEENPYAGWIIEEEVEGKEKLKTKKEKSREAQSASGDSKSSFPFR from the coding sequence ATGCAAAATACAATTTTTTATACAATTGGTATAGCATTCACGAGCGGAATTTTTATCCGCTCGTTTTTTGATATTGGCTATGAGGGCGCTGCACTCGTTCTTCTTATCGGGGTCGCGTGCTTGGTTGCGTGGCGTATTAAGACTTCTCAATTTGATGCGCCACTTTTTTTCTGTGCGCTCATATTTATTTCTACTTCGCTTGGTCTGTTTCGTCTAGGATATGCAGAAACGTACGAATCTCCCCTTCGTGCACAGGAGGAAACGAATGTGGTAATTCATGGAGTTATCGCACGTGAACCAGAGTATCGGGCGAAGACTATTCATCTCTACGTAAAGCCAGATACTGAAGAAAGTAATGAACTCGTCTTGGTAACTGCAGACAGATTTCTGTTTGCAAAAGAGGGAGTTTCGTATGGAGATGTCGTACACGCTGAGGGTGTTCTTAAAAAACCAGAAGCATTTGAGGCAGATGGTGGGCGTACTTTTGACTACCCTGGGTACCTTCGTGCAAAAAATGTCTTCTACACACTCCCCTATGCGAAGGTACATATTGAGAAAAGTGAAACAAACTCATTTCTCAGGGGTCTCTACCATGGAAAGAGTGCATTCATGGATGCTCTCGAGCGTGCGGTGCCCGAGCCAGCTGCTGGATTGGGAGAGGGAGTGCTTCTCGGCGTGAAGCGTGCGCTCGGAGAAGATCTTGAGCGAACGTTTCGTGAGACCGGCATCATTCATATTGTTGTACTCTCGGGGTACAACATCATGATTGTGGTCGAGATTATCACGTACGTCCTCGCATTTCTTTTCTTTCCACGAACGCGCATGTTTCTTGGTATAGGGCTTGTCATTACTTTCGCACTCCTTGTCGGATTTTCATCCACTGTTCTGCGCGCATCTTTTATGGCGATTCTTCTCATTGTGGCACGGGGGACTGGGCGACTGTATGCAGTCATTCGCGCACTCATGCTCGCACTTGTCGGTATGCTTGTGTGGAATCCGTACCTCCTCGTGCACGATCCTGGGTTCCAACTCTCGTTTCTCGCAACGTTGGGGCTTATCCTTTTTTCGCCACACATAGAAAAACGACTCACGTATGTACCAGAAAAGTATGGCATCCGCATGTTTGTGACCGCGACCATCGCGACACAAATTGCTGTTCTCCCACTCATTTTGTACCACATGGGACTTTTTTCCGTAGTGGCACTCGTCGTAAATGTGCTTGTGCTCCCCATGGTGCCTCCCGCCATGGGACTCACATTTCTCACGGGTGTCCTCGGGCTTGTCTCTGTTCCACTCGGTACCCTTTTTGGCTTCTTTGCATACCTTTCGCTTATGTACATTGTGCGCATTGCAGAATTTTTCGGAAATCTCCCGTTTGCCTCATTCTCAGTGAATGCGTTTCCATTTTGGATTGTACTCGTTTCATACGTGCTCGTGGGAGTGGGGTATGTGTATTTCACTCGTGAGAAACAGAACGAAGAAGAGAACCCCTACGCAGGATGGATAATTGAAGAAGAGGTTGAAGGAAAAGAGAAATTAAAAACTAAAAAAGAAAAATCCCGAGAAGCGCAAAGCGCTTCAGGGGATTCCAAGTCTTCTTTTCCGTTTCGGTGA